Proteins encoded in a region of the Alkalinema sp. FACHB-956 genome:
- the serA gene encoding phosphoglycerate dehydrogenase, whose amino-acid sequence MPKVLVSDPIDQVGIDILSQVAQVDVNTSLSAEELVKVIGEYDALMIRSGTRVTKDVIEAGSNLKIIGRAGVGVDNVDVPAATRKGIVVVNSPEGNTIAAAEHTLAMMMSLSRYIPAANESMKAGKWDRKSFTGVEVYKKILGVVGLGKIGAHVATVAKAMGMTILAYDPFISKERAEQLGCKLVELDTLLREADYITLHIPKTSETANLIDETSIAKMKPTVRIINCARGGIINEAALAKALEEGRIAGAALDVFDAEPLGESPLRALGKDLVLTPHLGASTEEAQVNVAIDVAEQIRDVLLGLPARSAVNIPGLRPDVLEALKPYLQLAETLGNLVSQLAGGRIDSLNIGLRGELATNQSQPIVIAALKGLLSHALQERVNYVNASIEAKERGIHVIETRDASVKDYSGSLMLTAKGALGEHSVSGALLGDGEMRVISIDEFPVNVPPNKYMLFTLHRDMPGIIGRIGSLLGDLNVNIASMQVGRKIVRGDAVMVLMVDDPLPENTVEEIKRISGIRDAYTVTL is encoded by the coding sequence ATGCCAAAGGTTCTTGTTTCTGATCCCATTGATCAGGTCGGGATTGATATTCTGTCCCAGGTTGCCCAAGTAGACGTCAACACCAGCCTGTCTGCTGAGGAATTAGTGAAAGTCATTGGCGAGTATGATGCGCTAATGATCCGGTCTGGAACGCGAGTGACTAAGGACGTTATCGAAGCGGGCAGTAACCTCAAAATCATTGGCCGTGCAGGGGTTGGGGTTGATAACGTAGATGTCCCCGCTGCCACCCGCAAAGGGATTGTGGTCGTCAACTCGCCGGAAGGAAACACGATCGCCGCCGCCGAGCATACTCTGGCGATGATGATGTCCCTATCCCGCTACATTCCGGCGGCCAATGAGTCGATGAAGGCCGGGAAGTGGGATCGCAAAAGCTTTACGGGCGTCGAAGTCTATAAAAAAATTCTCGGGGTCGTGGGGCTAGGCAAGATCGGTGCCCACGTTGCCACCGTTGCCAAAGCCATGGGCATGACGATCCTGGCCTATGACCCGTTTATCTCCAAAGAACGGGCCGAACAACTGGGCTGTAAGCTCGTGGAATTGGATACCCTCCTGCGCGAGGCAGATTACATTACCCTGCACATTCCCAAAACCTCGGAAACCGCCAACTTGATCGATGAAACCTCGATCGCCAAGATGAAGCCGACGGTACGGATCATCAACTGCGCTCGCGGGGGCATTATCAACGAGGCTGCCCTGGCCAAAGCCCTAGAAGAAGGTCGCATTGCCGGGGCCGCTCTGGACGTATTTGACGCGGAGCCCCTGGGAGAATCGCCCCTGCGCGCCTTGGGTAAAGATCTCGTGCTGACTCCCCACTTGGGCGCTTCCACGGAAGAGGCTCAGGTGAATGTGGCGATCGACGTTGCGGAGCAAATCCGGGATGTGTTGCTGGGACTGCCCGCGCGATCGGCGGTGAATATCCCCGGTCTGCGTCCGGATGTGTTGGAAGCGCTGAAGCCTTACCTGCAACTGGCCGAAACCCTGGGCAACCTGGTCAGCCAATTGGCCGGAGGTCGGATCGATTCCCTCAACATCGGCCTGCGGGGCGAACTAGCTACGAACCAAAGCCAACCGATCGTCATTGCAGCCCTAAAAGGCTTACTGTCCCATGCCTTGCAGGAGCGGGTGAACTACGTCAACGCCAGCATCGAAGCCAAGGAGCGCGGCATCCATGTGATTGAAACGCGCGATGCTTCCGTGAAGGATTACTCCGGATCGCTGATGCTGACGGCCAAAGGAGCCCTGGGTGAGCATTCCGTCAGTGGGGCTCTGCTAGGGGATGGCGAAATGCGGGTCATCAGCATTGATGAGTTCCCGGTCAACGTGCCGCCGAACAAGTACATGCTGTTCACCCTGCACCGCGACATGCCTGGGATTATTGGCCGGATTGGCTCCCTGTTGGGCGATCTGAATGTCAATATCGCCAGTATGCAAGTGGGCCGGAAGATCGTCCGGGGTGATGCAGTCATGGTGCTGATGGTGGATGATCCCCTGCCGGAGAATACCGTTGAGGAAATCAAACGGATTTCGGGGATTCGAGACGCCTACACTGTGACGCTCTAG
- a CDS encoding DUF4090 family protein: MSEPTSQSSTKGADAIDVAIANGIDFDGSPIPAEKLDLYHKVMALEAGRQRSGVSNTMRSRIVRIGAKHIPQDELNQMLETAGFATLKEKEVAFFYGGK, from the coding sequence ATGTCTGAACCAACTTCGCAATCCTCCACTAAGGGCGCAGACGCGATCGATGTCGCGATCGCCAATGGCATCGACTTTGACGGTTCGCCCATTCCTGCGGAAAAGCTCGATCTTTATCACAAGGTCATGGCTTTGGAGGCTGGACGGCAACGGAGCGGCGTTTCCAACACCATGCGTTCCCGGATTGTCCGCATCGGAGCCAAGCACATTCCCCAGGATGAGCTGAATCAAATGTTGGAAACGGCTGGATTTGCCACCCTCAAGGAAAAAGAAGTCGCCTTTTTCTACGGCGGCAAATAG
- a CDS encoding Uma2 family endonuclease, with amino-acid sequence MKTSSQAKGAIAMVASRQIDYISPEDYLKGEQQSLIKHEYVDGEVYAMAGASDAHETIGVNIPILLIPHMRKQGCRGYGANMKTHVAQRNTYYYADFIVTCDPRDRETDYFKAHPKLVVEILSPSTEAYDFPLETLRDTGKKFETYRELDSLEEYVLISQDRVLVEIFRRNAQNRWELYTFQGKDELELASIDFRCPVTALYEDVIFPPPAPEPPGSNLQTP; translated from the coding sequence TTGAAAACGAGTTCTCAAGCTAAGGGAGCGATCGCCATGGTTGCCAGTCGTCAGATCGACTACATCTCTCCAGAAGACTATCTAAAAGGCGAGCAACAGAGTCTCATTAAGCATGAATACGTCGATGGCGAGGTTTACGCCATGGCAGGGGCTAGTGATGCCCACGAAACGATCGGAGTTAATATTCCTATCTTGCTGATTCCCCATATGCGTAAACAGGGCTGTCGAGGCTATGGGGCAAACATGAAAACCCATGTGGCTCAACGCAACACCTATTACTACGCCGACTTTATCGTGACCTGCGATCCCCGCGATCGCGAAACAGATTATTTCAAGGCTCACCCGAAATTGGTGGTCGAAATTCTGTCCCCATCCACAGAAGCCTACGATTTTCCTTTGGAAACGCTACGCGATACGGGTAAGAAGTTTGAAACCTATCGGGAATTAGACTCTCTGGAAGAATATGTCTTGATTTCCCAGGATCGGGTGCTGGTGGAAATTTTTCGGCGCAATGCCCAGAATCGCTGGGAACTCTACACTTTCCAGGGAAAGGATGAATTGGAACTGGCTAGCATTGACTTTCGTTGCCCGGTGACGGCTCTTTATGAAGATGTGATTTTTCCGCCCCCTGCCCCGGAACCGCCCGGATCCAACCTGCAAACCCCTTGA
- a CDS encoding threo-3-hydroxy-L-aspartate ammonia-lyase — protein MSLPLAYADLCAAADRLAGVAHRTPVLTSQQIDRRTGATVFFKCENFQRTGSFKFRGAYNALASLDPTQRQAGVIAYSSGNHGQALALAGQLLQTPVTIVMPSDAPTVKQSATQDYGAEVILYDRATQSREAVTQELAETRGLTLIPPFDYIPTMAGQGTAAQELIQEVGDLDFMLVCVGGGGLISGCAIATKHLLPHCQVIGVEPKLADDATRSFQTGKLQRIEQSNTIADGARTPSLGQLTFPIVLELVDDMVTVSDAAIARSMIYLWERLKIVVEPTGALAATAILEGVISQPGARIGVIVSGGNLDVQQVPKYLAKATPKERKSTKLPLTWELS, from the coding sequence ATGAGTCTCCCCCTCGCCTACGCTGACCTTTGCGCCGCTGCCGATCGCCTTGCTGGAGTGGCCCATCGCACACCCGTTCTGACCTCTCAGCAGATCGATCGCCGCACGGGAGCCACCGTTTTTTTCAAGTGTGAAAATTTCCAGCGGACGGGATCCTTTAAATTTCGCGGTGCTTACAATGCCCTCGCCAGCTTAGATCCCACCCAACGGCAAGCAGGGGTGATCGCCTATTCCTCCGGTAACCATGGCCAAGCCTTAGCACTGGCGGGACAACTGCTGCAAACGCCCGTCACGATCGTCATGCCCAGTGATGCCCCAACGGTGAAGCAATCCGCCACCCAGGACTATGGTGCGGAGGTGATTCTCTACGATCGGGCCACCCAAAGCCGCGAAGCCGTCACCCAAGAACTGGCGGAAACTCGCGGTCTAACCCTGATCCCGCCCTTTGACTACATTCCCACCATGGCTGGCCAAGGCACCGCTGCCCAGGAATTAATCCAAGAAGTGGGCGATCTCGATTTTATGTTGGTCTGTGTAGGCGGAGGGGGGCTGATTTCCGGCTGCGCGATCGCCACCAAACATCTGTTACCCCACTGCCAAGTCATTGGTGTCGAACCTAAGTTGGCCGACGATGCCACCCGATCGTTTCAAACGGGAAAACTGCAACGGATTGAACAGTCCAACACGATCGCCGATGGAGCCAGAACGCCTAGCTTGGGGCAACTGACCTTTCCGATCGTCCTAGAACTTGTGGATGACATGGTGACGGTCAGCGATGCCGCGATCGCCCGATCGATGATCTACCTCTGGGAACGGCTGAAAATCGTCGTGGAACCGACCGGAGCCTTAGCCGCGACTGCGATCCTAGAAGGCGTCATCTCCCAACCCGGTGCCCGCATCGGGGTCATTGTGAGTGGCGGCAACTTGGACGTTCAGCAAGTCCCCAAATACCTGGCAAAAGCTACACCAAAAGAGCGGAAATCAACCAAACTTCCGCTCACCTGGGAACTTTCTTGA
- a CDS encoding NAD(P)H-quinone oxidoreductase subunit M, with protein MLKSTTRHIHIFTASVEDNELIPSENVLTLDIDPDNEFIWNDDALQQVYQKFDGLVESYSGEELTDYNLRKIGSDLEHLVRDLLLKGKISYNLNTRALNYSMGLPRVEA; from the coding sequence ATGCTCAAATCCACGACGCGCCATATCCACATCTTCACGGCTTCAGTTGAAGACAACGAGCTGATTCCCAGTGAGAATGTCTTAACGCTGGATATTGATCCCGATAATGAATTCATTTGGAACGATGATGCCCTCCAGCAGGTGTACCAAAAGTTTGATGGGTTAGTCGAATCCTACAGCGGGGAAGAGTTGACGGACTACAACCTGCGCAAGATTGGCTCCGATTTAGAACATCTCGTTCGAGACTTGCTGCTCAAGGGAAAAATTTCCTACAACTTGAACACTCGGGCTCTCAACTACAGTATGGGTCTGCCTCGGGTTGAAGCGTAA
- a CDS encoding histidine phosphatase family protein: protein MQFLKLLFIRHAESTGNIERRMQGQGEYPLTKHGKHQAEKLGQALLKEGWIPTHVYSSPLRRTLQTTKLALAPFQSHPPAYISDLTNAPSTSDVDAEPVIITYMDDLKEFHNGIFQGLTWSEARIRYPDLCHKLESTPDWIPVPEAETLQEIRDRAHRFIQKILTRHRNGDRLWIVTHSGFLPHLIAEVLGVDRSWRISSHNTAMFEFWIDHDRWHLDNENRYNTDLWQIRRFNDYRHLTENP, encoded by the coding sequence ATGCAATTTCTAAAGCTTCTATTCATCCGTCATGCAGAATCTACAGGCAATATTGAACGCCGTATGCAGGGACAAGGGGAATACCCGTTAACTAAGCATGGCAAACATCAGGCCGAAAAATTGGGTCAGGCATTGCTGAAAGAAGGTTGGATCCCCACCCATGTCTACAGTAGCCCGCTGCGCCGTACTCTGCAAACCACCAAGCTAGCCCTTGCGCCGTTTCAAAGTCATCCCCCCGCCTACATTAGCGATCTCACCAATGCCCCCAGTACTTCGGATGTGGATGCGGAGCCAGTCATCATTACTTATATGGATGACTTGAAGGAGTTTCACAATGGCATCTTTCAAGGACTGACCTGGTCTGAGGCGCGCATTCGTTATCCTGACCTGTGCCACAAGTTGGAATCTACTCCTGATTGGATCCCGGTGCCCGAAGCGGAAACCTTACAGGAAATTCGCGATCGTGCCCATCGCTTCATCCAAAAAATTCTGACGCGCCATAGAAATGGCGATCGCCTCTGGATTGTTACCCACAGCGGATTTCTACCCCATTTAATTGCGGAAGTATTGGGGGTCGATCGCAGTTGGCGCATTTCCTCCCACAACACGGCCATGTTTGAGTTCTGGATCGACCACGATCGCTGGCACCTTGACAATGAAAATCGCTATAACACCGACCTTTGGCAAATTCGACGATTCAATGACTACCGCCACCTTACAGAGAATCCCTAA
- a CDS encoding ATP-binding protein has protein sequence MTSGPDFSAAAVVGTVKGPGENGNQYVFITSNNRHVKIGEYVYYQVQDVEKNLQILGKISELRLIEHLPDRLFADTEISPQAIAALVGFTEKNPEIYQVSVDVIGHFQKGLGFMNPRRSPNPGAKVFLADDAMLQGILNKKQPGETGAALIGSILLRDQGAVQIALDVKELVSTHMAILAGTGSGKSYTAGVLIEELLAPNNRAAVLIFDPHGEYGTLQELQTHEKFRGEDGYQPEVKVLTPEDIRIRMSSLDYYDLLTLLPGMTERQQAILNKAFRILGKHRKGEFRWGVQDLIAAVNEADTQMDDEGNEKKGSSAPALEWKLEALERSKYFHTFEHSVAPRDLFRPGQVTVLQMNEISQEEQQVICAAVLRQTNQARMNTHRQLVDRGDENYLPYPVFILLEEAHRFAPAHEPSRCKMILRTILSEGRKFGLGVGLITQRPGKIDSDVLSQCMSQFIMRIINPVDQDSLKYGVEAAGRDLLKELPALTKGQVIVSGACVNTPVLCQVRKRHTQHGGETMDAPNEWQKYFQQHHQAARLLQDAPVAIPTARSTDPRSTPDPRSTANGIRKRSRSVD, from the coding sequence ATGACTTCTGGGCCTGATTTTTCCGCAGCAGCTGTGGTGGGGACGGTGAAAGGCCCCGGTGAAAACGGGAACCAATACGTTTTCATTACTTCGAACAACCGCCATGTCAAAATCGGCGAGTATGTTTACTATCAGGTACAGGACGTAGAAAAAAACCTGCAAATTTTAGGCAAGATTTCGGAACTGCGGCTGATTGAGCATTTACCCGATCGCCTCTTTGCCGACACGGAAATTAGTCCCCAGGCGATCGCGGCCTTAGTCGGATTTACTGAAAAGAATCCAGAGATTTATCAAGTCAGCGTGGATGTGATTGGGCACTTCCAAAAAGGCTTGGGCTTTATGAACCCTCGGCGATCTCCCAATCCCGGAGCCAAAGTATTTCTGGCCGATGATGCCATGCTCCAGGGGATTCTGAATAAAAAGCAGCCTGGAGAAACGGGGGCCGCCCTGATCGGCTCTATTTTACTCCGCGACCAAGGAGCGGTCCAAATCGCCCTCGATGTCAAAGAATTGGTCAGTACCCATATGGCCATTCTGGCGGGCACGGGATCCGGTAAATCTTACACAGCGGGAGTCTTGATTGAAGAGCTACTGGCCCCGAATAACCGGGCAGCGGTCTTGATTTTTGATCCCCATGGAGAATATGGCACGTTGCAGGAGTTGCAAACCCATGAGAAATTTCGGGGAGAGGATGGCTATCAACCCGAGGTCAAAGTTCTGACCCCCGAGGATATTCGGATTCGCATGTCCTCGCTGGATTACTACGATTTATTGACACTGTTGCCCGGAATGACTGAACGGCAGCAGGCGATCTTAAACAAAGCCTTCCGGATCCTGGGCAAACATCGAAAAGGGGAATTCCGATGGGGCGTCCAGGATTTGATCGCAGCGGTGAATGAAGCCGATACCCAAATGGATGATGAGGGCAATGAGAAAAAGGGATCTTCGGCCCCCGCATTGGAGTGGAAGCTGGAAGCGTTGGAGCGATCGAAGTATTTCCATACCTTTGAACATTCCGTGGCTCCCCGCGATCTATTTCGTCCCGGCCAAGTCACGGTGCTGCAAATGAATGAAATTAGTCAAGAAGAGCAGCAAGTCATCTGCGCAGCCGTTTTGCGCCAAACCAATCAAGCCCGCATGAATACCCATCGGCAATTGGTCGATCGGGGCGATGAAAACTATTTACCCTACCCAGTCTTTATCCTGCTGGAAGAAGCCCACCGCTTCGCTCCGGCCCACGAGCCCTCCCGCTGCAAAATGATTCTACGAACTATCCTGAGTGAGGGCAGAAAGTTTGGCCTTGGGGTGGGATTGATTACCCAACGTCCTGGCAAAATTGATTCCGATGTGCTGTCCCAATGCATGAGCCAATTCATCATGCGCATCATCAATCCAGTCGATCAAGATAGTTTGAAATATGGCGTCGAGGCGGCGGGGCGCGATTTATTGAAGGAGCTGCCTGCTTTAACCAAGGGGCAGGTGATTGTGTCCGGAGCTTGTGTGAATACCCCCGTGCTCTGCCAAGTCCGCAAACGGCATACCCAGCATGGGGGCGAAACCATGGATGCCCCGAATGAATGGCAGAAGTATTTTCAGCAGCATCACCAAGCAGCCAGATTACTCCAAGATGCCCCGGTCGCGATCCCGACAGCCCGATCGACCGACCCTAGATCAACCCCAGATCCGCGATCGACCGCCAATGGGATCCGCAAACGCAGTCGCAGCGTGGATTAG
- a CDS encoding HAMP domain-containing sensor histidine kinase translates to MGRMDGLTKSQGGECLLTSDCPLPPPVSHHSDRTAMLESSSQVANLQHQVQRQASYQRLIRQLTFAIRGSVDLPLVSQIALEGATEALHASRATILRLKFWDPRHLMRSPDRIPKARVIIEGFYPTPSASALDASLEMAEAQPQPQPLSQSFWVSDCHLFQYAMGQGAQTLIFNNAQDFAVCRSVINRSSEQKDADPANPDMPESSLTLAPLLQPEEMPALLFVPLESKNKLLGFLAIQHNQPRAWQADEIELAELVAAQLSAAIIQTETLRQVESLVEERTAQLQQSLELQAKLYEITRKQIEKLREMNQRMDEFLSTLSHELRTPLTSMMLAIRMLREANLSPERRLQYLNILEQQCAQETSLINDLLALQELESKQVAMQMQAVDLQRTIEDVSHSFDQRWALKGLVLEVTMPPEVPSLFTDAASLSRILLELLTNAGKYSDPNTTIQLQVSTTPDRKLLLTLSNIGQGISPEELPHIFDKFRRCQGMTQNAVPGTGLGLALVKSLVQHLNGTITAASNPRSDSQSYETSFVVTLPQSPDLPKA, encoded by the coding sequence ATGGGGCGGATGGATGGCTTAACCAAGTCCCAAGGAGGTGAATGCCTCCTCACATCAGACTGTCCCTTGCCTCCCCCAGTCAGTCATCATTCCGATCGTACCGCTATGTTGGAGTCCTCGTCCCAAGTCGCCAATCTCCAGCACCAGGTTCAGCGCCAGGCATCCTACCAAAGATTAATTCGGCAGCTTACCTTTGCAATTCGTGGGTCAGTGGACTTACCCTTGGTTTCCCAGATTGCCCTTGAGGGAGCCACCGAAGCGCTCCACGCATCCCGTGCAACCATTCTACGGCTCAAGTTTTGGGATCCTCGCCACTTGATGCGATCGCCCGATCGCATTCCCAAAGCTCGGGTCATTATTGAAGGCTTCTACCCAACCCCCTCTGCGTCTGCTCTCGATGCCTCTTTGGAGATGGCAGAGGCTCAGCCCCAACCCCAGCCCCTGAGCCAGTCTTTTTGGGTTTCGGACTGCCACCTGTTTCAGTACGCCATGGGGCAGGGGGCTCAAACCTTAATTTTTAACAATGCTCAGGATTTTGCAGTCTGTCGATCGGTGATCAATCGGAGCTCAGAACAGAAGGATGCGGATCCAGCTAATCCGGACATGCCTGAGTCATCTTTGACCCTTGCTCCCCTGCTTCAGCCGGAGGAGATGCCTGCATTGCTGTTTGTACCGTTGGAGAGTAAGAACAAGCTTTTAGGCTTCTTGGCGATCCAGCACAATCAACCTCGGGCTTGGCAAGCAGATGAAATTGAGTTGGCAGAGTTGGTGGCTGCTCAGCTGAGTGCTGCCATTATCCAAACGGAAACCTTGCGCCAGGTAGAATCTTTGGTGGAGGAGCGGACTGCGCAACTGCAACAAAGTCTAGAACTTCAAGCCAAGTTGTATGAAATTACCCGTAAGCAGATTGAAAAATTACGGGAAATGAATCAGCGCATGGATGAGTTCCTCAGTACGCTCAGCCATGAACTGCGCACGCCCTTAACCAGTATGATGTTGGCGATTCGCATGTTGCGGGAAGCGAACCTGTCGCCGGAACGTCGTTTGCAATACCTAAATATTTTGGAGCAGCAGTGTGCCCAAGAAACGAGCTTGATCAATGATCTGCTGGCGCTGCAAGAACTGGAGAGCAAGCAGGTGGCCATGCAGATGCAGGCCGTGGACTTGCAACGCACGATCGAAGACGTGAGTCATTCCTTCGATCAACGGTGGGCGCTCAAAGGACTAGTTTTAGAAGTCACCATGCCCCCCGAAGTGCCTTCGTTGTTTACCGATGCAGCGAGTCTGAGCCGTATTCTCTTGGAACTGTTGACCAATGCGGGTAAGTATTCCGACCCCAATACGACGATTCAACTCCAAGTCAGTACAACCCCCGATCGCAAGCTGTTGCTCACCCTTTCCAATATTGGTCAGGGCATTTCCCCGGAAGAACTGCCCCATATTTTTGATAAATTCCGCCGCTGTCAAGGCATGACCCAGAATGCTGTGCCTGGAACCGGATTAGGGCTGGCCTTGGTGAAGAGTTTGGTGCAGCACTTGAACGGCACGATTACGGCAGCTAGCAATCCGCGATCGGATAGCCAATCCTATGAAACAAGCTTTGTTGTGACCCTTCCCCAAAGTCCAGATTTGCCGAAAGCTTAG
- a CDS encoding AarF/ABC1/UbiB kinase family protein: MLVTSTPPKSLRWQRPRYSPVARQMDVSVSAAKLGVCLWMDSKGLRRSSAARRQTAEWMVQTFLDLGPTFIKIGQALSTRADLLPMEYVKALTRLQDQVPQFPVEQAIAIIEEELGSPLQTLYQEFDREPIAAASLGQVHRARLHSGEEVVVKVQRPGLERLFDLDFQVLKRVIHWIKRFLPGSHYYDLDAIYQEFSDILYKEIDYVREAMNADRFRRNFLDHPYIAVPKVYPRFTTSRVLTMEYMPGIKVNDRARLEAAGINPKDINHIGICAYLKQLLQDGFFQADPHPGNMAVSMDGKLIFYDFGMMAEVQPINRNQMVETFFAVLKKDTDQVIETLTDMGLIEPMSDMTPVHRIIKFLLERFTEKPVEIQAFKSLRNELYSLFEQQPFRLPARMTFIIKALTTLDGVARDLDPQYNLLAAAKPFVKSLATSTVQNQGRGMGELVKQAKGYLAYQLKKPNPTEVAIARLEERLAQGELEVRVRSVESDRALKTLNLSIKALLYACIAGFSGLIGAVLLLAAYKGGAIAAFVIAGVAGLILLKALLKLAVREKLDKLMGS, from the coding sequence ATGCTAGTAACCTCAACTCCCCCCAAATCTCTACGTTGGCAACGCCCACGCTATTCGCCCGTCGCTCGACAGATGGACGTCTCAGTTTCTGCTGCCAAGTTAGGGGTTTGCCTATGGATGGATAGTAAAGGGCTGCGCCGCTCCAGTGCCGCCCGTCGCCAAACGGCAGAGTGGATGGTGCAAACCTTTTTGGACTTGGGGCCAACGTTTATTAAGATTGGGCAGGCCCTATCTACCCGGGCCGATCTGTTGCCGATGGAGTATGTCAAAGCCCTAACTCGGCTACAGGATCAGGTGCCCCAATTTCCGGTAGAGCAGGCGATCGCCATTATTGAAGAAGAATTGGGCAGTCCCCTCCAGACGCTGTATCAGGAATTCGATCGGGAGCCGATTGCTGCTGCCAGCTTGGGGCAAGTCCATCGCGCTCGTTTGCACAGTGGGGAAGAAGTGGTCGTTAAAGTCCAACGTCCAGGGCTGGAGCGACTATTTGATTTGGATTTCCAGGTTCTCAAACGTGTCATTCATTGGATCAAACGCTTTCTGCCAGGGTCTCACTATTACGACCTCGATGCGATTTATCAAGAATTTTCCGATATTCTCTACAAAGAAATTGACTATGTGCGAGAAGCAATGAATGCCGATCGCTTCCGCCGGAATTTCCTAGATCATCCCTATATTGCAGTCCCCAAGGTCTATCCGCGCTTTACCACGTCGCGGGTGCTGACGATGGAGTATATGCCCGGAATCAAGGTGAACGATCGGGCTCGTTTGGAAGCGGCTGGTATTAATCCTAAGGATATTAACCACATTGGAATTTGTGCTTACTTAAAGCAATTATTACAAGATGGGTTTTTTCAAGCGGATCCCCATCCCGGCAATATGGCCGTCAGTATGGATGGCAAACTAATTTTCTATGATTTCGGCATGATGGCAGAGGTGCAACCCATCAACCGCAACCAGATGGTTGAAACCTTTTTTGCCGTTCTGAAAAAGGATACCGATCAAGTGATCGAGACCTTGACGGATATGGGTTTAATCGAACCGATGTCCGACATGACTCCCGTTCACCGAATTATCAAGTTTCTCCTGGAACGCTTTACGGAAAAGCCCGTGGAAATTCAGGCGTTCAAGAGTCTGCGCAATGAGCTTTACAGTCTGTTTGAGCAACAGCCTTTTCGTCTGCCCGCTCGGATGACCTTCATTATCAAAGCGTTGACCACCTTGGATGGAGTGGCTCGGGACTTGGATCCGCAGTATAACTTGCTGGCGGCAGCGAAACCTTTTGTCAAGAGCTTGGCGACCTCGACGGTGCAAAATCAAGGACGCGGCATGGGCGAACTGGTGAAACAGGCGAAAGGATATCTGGCCTATCAGCTTAAAAAGCCGAATCCCACCGAAGTGGCGATCGCCCGTCTGGAGGAACGCCTCGCCCAAGGGGAATTGGAAGTGCGGGTGCGATCGGTGGAAAGCGATCGGGCACTGAAAACGCTTAACCTGTCTATCAAAGCCTTACTCTACGCTTGTATTGCTGGGTTCTCGGGGCTCATTGGTGCAGTGTTGTTACTGGCTGCCTATAAGGGAGGCGCGATCGCAGCGTTTGTCATTGCCGGAGTCGCGGGATTGATTTTACTGAAGGCGCTTCTGAAGCTTGCTGTGCGGGAAAAACTCGATAAGCTGATGGGGTCATAG
- a CDS encoding HAD family hydrolase encodes METPKVIFFDAVGTLFGVRGSVGSSYAKIALRYGVEVPSQTLDAAFFPAFKQAGSPAFPNVSPSEIPVLEYDWWKQVVRTTFDGARILPQFEDFDRFFSELFTHFATAEPWELYPDTVATLKQMHDRGIPLGILSNFDSRIYAVLRSLNLAQYFQSVTISTEVGAAKPDPKIFQVALGKHVCRPEEAWHVGDSLEEDYRAAKAVGLRGIWLSRRRS; translated from the coding sequence ATGGAAACGCCGAAAGTCATTTTTTTTGATGCCGTTGGCACGCTATTTGGAGTGCGCGGTAGTGTTGGATCTAGTTATGCCAAAATTGCTCTCCGCTATGGTGTGGAAGTACCATCTCAAACGTTAGATGCAGCGTTTTTCCCAGCATTTAAGCAGGCTGGTTCGCCAGCGTTTCCCAACGTATCACCTTCAGAAATCCCCGTTTTAGAATATGACTGGTGGAAGCAGGTGGTTCGAACGACGTTTGATGGGGCGCGGATCTTGCCGCAGTTTGAAGACTTCGATCGCTTTTTTTCCGAGTTATTTACCCACTTTGCAACGGCGGAACCTTGGGAGCTTTATCCCGATACGGTTGCCACTCTGAAGCAAATGCACGATCGGGGCATTCCGTTAGGAATCTTGTCGAATTTCGATTCGCGAATCTATGCCGTCCTACGATCGCTCAATTTAGCGCAGTATTTCCAATCCGTAACCATTTCCACGGAAGTCGGCGCTGCCAAGCCGGATCCAAAAATCTTTCAAGTCGCCCTGGGCAAACATGTCTGTCGGCCCGAGGAAGCATGGCATGTCGGGGATAGCTTAGAGGAAGACTACCGCGCTGCCAAAGCGGTCGGGTTGCGGGGAATTTGGTTAAGCCGCCGTCGAAGCTGA